A stretch of DNA from Arachis hypogaea cultivar Tifrunner chromosome 19, arahy.Tifrunner.gnm2.J5K5, whole genome shotgun sequence:
CTTTCGCCATACCTGTTTATCATAGCAGCTGAAGTTTTTACTATTCTTATGGACAAGGCTAAAGAAGAGGGTATAATCTCTGGTGTCAGAATTGCTCCCACTGCTCCAGCCATTTCTCATCTCCTCTTTGCGGATGATTGCATTATCTTCTCGAAGGATAGTGAGGAGGAAGTTTATCAGCTCATTACTATTTTAAATATGTATACAGAAGCCTCGGGGCAGCGAATAAATGTTGACAAGTCTGGGATTACGTTCGGCAACCAGGTTCCGATcagaaatagagtagaaataGAAGAGATCTTAGGGTTGCCTGCTTGGGATCAACCAGGTAAGTACCTTGGTCTTCCGACTCAGTGGAGCAGATCTAAGAATAAAGCTCTGAGGTGGATTGAGGAGCGAGTGTCTGATAAGCTTTGCGGTTGGAAAGAAAAACTTCTTTCTCAGTCTGGGAGGGAGGTTCTCATCAAATCGATTATTCAAGTGATACCTGCCTATGCTATGAATGTCATCCTCTTTCCTAAAGGTTTTTGTCACCGCCTTTGTCAGAAAGTGGCTAAATTTTGGTGGGCCTCTACTGGTAAGGATAGGGGTATCTATTGGAGGAGTTGGGATAAAATTTGTGCTAGCAAAAGGGATGGAGGAATTGGTTTTAAGGATTTTTACAGTCAAAATTTAGCACACTTGGAAAAACAAGCATGGAGAGTTTTCGAATTCCCTAATGCGGTCTGGGTTCAGGTGCTTAAGGCTGTCTATTTTCCGAATGAGGATTTTAAAGTAACTAAGGCAGGAAAGGGAGCATCTTGGATCTGGAAAAGTATTGTGCATGGTAAGGATTTCTTTTTGAGAAATGGGAGATGGTTGATTGGGAATGGAGAAAAAGTGAGAATCTTGGATGATAATTGGATATTGAACATGAGGAAGAGTCCTATTGTTATGAATGATGACATCACGTTTGTAAAGGAGCTAATTAGTGAAGGACAGAGGTGGAATATAAGCaagttaagaaaatattttgatgGAGATACTGTTGGGAAGATCATTAGAACCCCGGTGAGTGTTATTGGCAGAGAAGACAAACTTAGTTGGCCTCTTAAACCAGATGGAAAGTATACTATCAAAACGGGATACCATGCTGCTTGGAAAGAGCAGCATCTCGATAATAACAATAGCCCATCAACTAGTGATTACTTCAAGGACTTATGGAGAGACATTTGGAAATTAAAAGTGCCTCAAAAGATCAGAACCTTTCTATGGCGGACCTCGCATAACATTTTACCGGTCTTCCAAAATCTTTATAATAAGAAAATCTCTAACACTCCTATCTGTCCTATTTGTTTGCAGGAACCAGAGTCCACTGAGTATGCGATGCTGCTCTGCCCTTGAACAAGGGCTGCGTGATTTGGAGCCCAAATTCAATGCTGTCCTACGGCCCATACTGTCTCATCTTTTGGAAAATGGGTAATggatctttttaaaaatatgaagGTGGGCATAGGAACTGATTATGAACTGTGTAGCAGCAGAGTAGGTTTTTTGGCATGGGAGGTGTAGAAAGCAAGAAATCAAGCAGTGCATCAGAGGTCCAAACCTAGTCCTTTACTAGTAATTAACAACGCTAAACAAATGGAGACTGAATTTGCAGATGTCGCAGAAGAACCAGCTATAAGTTCTATTCATGACAGAAGGACAGTTAGAAGGGTTACCTGGAGACCGCCTCCGCCAGGATGGATCAAGTGCAATGTTGATGCAGCATTTCTCGAAGTATTCTTTGGAGGAGCAACAGCGGCAGTATTCAGAGACCATGCTGGAAACCTCCTCACAGCCTCAAACTCTAAAATTGCGGCTTCCTCGCCTTTAGCTGCGGAAGCATTAGCGGTTAGGAAAGCACTAATAATAGCTAAAAACTTTCAACTGAAAAGAATTATCTTTGAATCTGACAGTTTGATACTCATCCAAGCTCTAAAATCAAAAGCCTCAATTGCAAAAATTCAAGTTATTTTGGACGACATTTTGGAATTAGCGCGAAATATCTCAAATTGTGGGTTTACCTGGGTGCCTAGAGAAGGAAATGCCTTAGCACATGAAGTAGCCAAGCTTACAGCTGATGGTTCTCTTCGACAGAATTGGCCCAGGTGCAAGCCGCAAGTCATCATGAACATTTTGAAAGAAGAGCACTACATGTCACTGCAATTGACAAACAGATAATGAGCATGCAGATTTGTTTTGGACTGGCTGTGTATAAATTAAATCAGACAGGGAATTACTTTGCTTGCAGGTTGAAAGTTTGAAGGCATTTTGGATATGGATTTTGGTACCTTTATTGTCGGGAGAGGGTGGAATGCCATGTTTGTTGTTTCTCTTCTC
This window harbors:
- the LOC112778933 gene encoding uncharacterized protein, with the translated sequence METEFADVAEEPAISSIHDRRTVRRVTWRPPPPGWIKCNVDAAFLEVFFGGATAAVFRDHAGNLLTASNSKIAASSPLAAEALAVRKALIIAKNFQLKRIIFESDSLILIQALKSKASIAKIQVILDDILELARNISNCGFTWVPREGNALAHEVAKLTADGSLRQNWPRCKPQVIMNILKEEHYMSLQLTNR